From the genome of Gorilla gorilla gorilla isolate KB3781 chromosome 4, NHGRI_mGorGor1-v2.1_pri, whole genome shotgun sequence, one region includes:
- the LOC101134688 gene encoding keratin, type I cytoskeletal 17-like produces the protein MTTSIRQFTSSSSIKGSSGLGGGSSRTSCQLSGGLGAGSCRLGSAGGLGSALGGSSYSSCYSFGSGGGYGSSFGGVDGLLAGGEKATMQNLNDRLASYLDKVRALEEADTELEVKIRDWYQRQAPGPARDYSQYYRIIEELQNNILTATVDNANILLQIDNAHLAPADFRTKFETEQALCLSVEADINGPCRVLDELTLARADPEMHIENLKEELAYLKKNHEEEMNAPQGQVGGEINMEMGAAPGVDLSRILNEMREQYEKMAEKNRKDAEDWFFSKTEELNREVATKSELVQSSKSEISELRRTMQALEIELQSQLSMKASLEGNLAETENRYCMQLSQIQGLIGSAEERLAQLLCEMEQQNQEYKILLDMKMWLELEITTYHRLLEGEDAHLTQYKKEHKHLVTTCQVPTIVEEVQDGKVISSREQVHQTTR, from the exons ATGACCACCTCCATCCGCCAGTTCACCTCCTCCAGCTCCATCAAGGGCTCCTCTGGCCTGGGGGGCGGCTCGTCCCGCACCTCCTGCCAGCTGTCTGGCGGCCTGGGTGCCGGCTCCTGCAGGCTGGGATCTGCTGGTGGCCTGGGCAGCGCCCTCGGGGGTAGCAGCTACTCCAGCTGCTACAGCTTTGGCTCTGGCGGTGGCTATGGCAGCAGCTTTGGGGGCGTTGATGGGCTGCTGGCCGGAGGTGAGAAGGCCACCATGCAGAACCTCAATGACCGCCTGGCCTCCTACCTGGACAAGGTGCGTGCCCTGGAGGAGGCCGACACTGAGCTGGAGGTGAAGATCCGTGACTGGTACCAGAGGCAGGCCCCGGGGCCCGCCCGTGACTACAGCCAGTACTACAGGATAATCGAGGAGCTGCAGAACAAT ATCCTCACAGCCACCGTGGACAATGCCAACATCCTGCTACAGATTGACAATGCCCATCTGGCTCCTGCTGACTTCCGCACCAA GTTTGAGACAGAGCAGGCCCTGTGCCTGAGTGTGGAGGCCGACATCAATGGCCCGTGCAGGGTGCTGGATGAGCTGACCCTGGCCAGAGCCGACCCGGAGATGCACATTGAGAACCTCAAGGAGGAGCTGGCCTACCTGAAGAAGAACCACGAG GAA GAGATGAACGCCCCGCAAGGCCAGGTGGGCGGTGAGATCAATATGGAGATGGGCGCTGCCCCAGGTGTGGACCTGAGCCGCATCCTGAACGAGATGCGTGAGCAGTATGAGAAGATGGCAGAGAAGAACCGCAAGGATGCCGAGGATTGGTTCTTCAGCAAG ACAGAGGAGCTGAACCGCGAGGTGGCTACCAAGAGTGAGCTGGTCCAGAGCAGCAAGAGCGAGATTTCGGAGCTCCGGCGCACCATGCAGGCCTTGGAGATCGAGCTGCAGTCCCAGCTCAGCATG AAAGCATCCCTGGAGGGCAACCTGGCAGAGACAGAGAACCGCTACTGCATGCAGCTGTCCCAGATCCAGGGGCTGATCGGCAGTGCGGAGGAGCGGCTGGCCCAGCTTCTCTGCGAGATGGAGCAGCAGAACCAGGAGTACAAGATCCTCCTGGACATGAAGATGTGGCTGGAGCTGGAGATCACCACCTACCACCGCCTGCTGGAGGGCGAGGATGCCCA cctgaCTCAGTACAAGAAAGAACATAAGCATCTTG TGACCACCTGTCAGGTGCCTACCATTGTGGAAGAGGTCCAGGATGGTAAGGTCATCTCCTCCCGCGAGCAGGTCCACCAGACCACCCGCTGA